A single window of Leopardus geoffroyi isolate Oge1 chromosome D4, O.geoffroyi_Oge1_pat1.0, whole genome shotgun sequence DNA harbors:
- the ACTL7B gene encoding actin-like protein 7B, translating to MATRSSPSPMPVGTAQGDPGEAGTLPGPDAGIRETGSATQLKLKPKKVRKIKALIVDLGSQYCKCGYAGEPRPTYFISSTVGKRYSEAADAGDTRKDTYVGHELLNMEAPLKLMNPLKYGIVVDWDCVQSIWEYVFHTAMKIPPEEHAVLVSDPPLSPSSNREKYAELMFETFGIPAMHVTSQSLLSIYSYGKTSGLVVESGHGVSHVVPISEGDVLPGLTGRADYAGSDLTNYLLQLLNEAGHKFTDDHLHIIEHIKKKCCYSALIPEQELGLGLEEVRVDYKLPDGQLITIGQERFQCAEMLFKPTLVGSNQPGLPKLTAACLDRCQEAGFKEEMAANVLLCGGCTMLEGFPERFQRELNLLCPGDSPAVAAAPERKTSVWTGGSILACLQAFQQLWVSKEEFEERGGAAIYSKC from the coding sequence ATGGCGACGAggagcagccccagccccatgcCCGTGGGCACGGCTCAGGGTGATCCTGGAGAGGCAGGAACACTGCCGGGTCCTGATGCTGGCATCCGGGAGACTGGGTCAGCCACTCAGCTGAAGTTGAAGCCCAAGAAAGTGCGCAAGATCAAGGCACTCATCGTTGACCTGGGCTCCCAGTACTGTAAGTGTGGCTACGCGGGGGAGCCGAGGCCCACCTACTTCATCTCCTCCACTGTGGGCAAGCGCTACTCCGAGGCCGCCGATGCTGGCGACACCCGCAAGGACACCTACGTGGGCCACGAGCTGCTCAACATGGAGGCGCCCCTGAAGCTGATGAACCCGCTCAAGTATGGCATTGTGGTGGACTGGGACTGCGTACAGAGCATCTGGGAGTATGTCTTCCACACGGCCATGAAGATCCCCCCCGAAGAGCACGCCGTGCTGGTCTCTGACCCCCCGCTCAGCCCCAGCAGCAACCGGGAGAAGTACGCAGAGCTCATGTTCGAGACCTTTGGCATCCCTGCCATGCACGTGACGTCCCAGTCGCTGCTGTCCATCTACTCGTACGGCAAGACCTCAGGCCTGGTCGTGGAGAGCGGGCACGGCGTCTCGCACGTGGTGCCCATCTCGGAAGGAGATGTGCTTCCGGGCCTGACGGGCCGCGCCGACTATGCTGGGAGCGACCTCACCAACTACCTGCTGCAGCTGCTCAACGAGGCCGGCCACAAGTTCACGGACGACCACCTGCACATCATCGAGCACATCAAGAAGAAGTGCTGCTACTCGGCACTCATTCCTGAGCAAGAGCTCGGCCTGGGCCTGGAGGAGGTGCGCGTGGACTACAAGCTCCCCGACGGCCAGCTCATCACCATCGGCCAGGAACGCTTCCAGTGCGCCGAGATGCTCTTCAAGCCCACCCTGGTGGGCAGCAACCAGCCGGGCCTCCCCAAGCTCACCGCCGCCTGCCTGGACCGCTGCCAGGAGGCAGGCTTCAAGGAGGAGATGGCCGCCAACGTGCTGCTGTGTGGTGGCTGCACCATGTTGGAAGGCTTCCCCGAGCGCTTCCAGAGGGAGCTGAACCTCCTCTGCCCCGGGGACAGCCCTGCAGTGGCCGCTGCTCCTGAGAGGAAGACCTCCGTGTGGACTGGCGGCTCCATCCTGGCCTGCCTGCAGGCCTTCCAGCAGCTGTGGGTCAGCAAGGAAGAGTTTGaggagcggggcggggcggccaTCTACAGCAAGTGCTGA